DNA sequence from the Lysinibacillus sp. OF-1 genome:
TATTGATATGAAAGCGGGTATGACTAAGGAGCAGTATACAGCTTGGACACGCCAAACATTGGATCAATTAAAAGCCAGCAAATTGAATACAGTTATTTATCAAGTAAGGCCAACAAATGATGCAATGTATGCGTCTGAGCTAGCGCCATGGTCATCCTACATAACAGGGAAAAAGCAAGGTACAAATCCTGGTTACGATCCTCTTGCAATTATGGTAGAGGAAGCACATAAACGAGGGATGGAGCTGCATGCCTGGATGAATCCTTATCGTGTAACAATGTCTGGACAAAAACTAACAGACCTTGCTGCCGATAATGTGGCAAGAACCCATCCAAACTGGGTTGTCAAATATGGCAAACAATATTATTTAAATCCTGGTTTACCAGAAGTACAAGACTATTTAGTGGAAACAGTAAGAGAGCTAGTAGCCAATTACGATATTGATGCAGTCCATATGGATGATTATTTTTATCCATATAAAATTGCAAATGAAGTCTTTCCAGATCAAGCAGCTTTTAAAAAATATGGTGGTTCCTTTAAAAAGGTGGAAGATTGGCGACGAGATAATGTCAACCAACTTGTAGAAAATCTATACACAGCCATTAAAGATACAAAACCATATGTTCAATTTGGTATTTCTCCATTTGGCGTATGGCGCAATAAATCACTGGACAAAACAGGAAGCGATACGCGAGCTGGTGTCAATAATTACGATGATTTATATGCAGACGTCAGAACATGGATTCAAAATGGCACGATTGATTACATTACACCACAAATTTATTGGTCAAGAACATTAGCTGTTGCGAAATATGGGACATTGCTAGATTGGTGGAGCCATGAGGTACAAACATATGCAAAAACACACCCTGTTCATCTATACATTGGACTTGCTGATTACAAGGTTGGCAATGACAGTGATGCAGCATGGAAAAACAAAATGGAATTACCAAGTCAAATACTAGCGAATCGTTCGGAAAAGGTAGCAGCCAAAGGGCAAATGCACTTCTCCTTAAAAAGTATTCAAAACAATAAACTGGGCTATGCAACGATTGTTAATCAACAACTATATAATTATACAGCACTGACACCAGGTACAACTTGGGATGATGACACTAGGCCGAATAAGCCGACTTTTGTACAAGTGACAAAGGGAGCGACTGGTCGCAAAATTGACATTATAGACGAAAATGAAACACAACCACGTAAGTATGTCATTTATCGTTTTGCAGGGAACAAAGAGGGTTCTTATAATGATCCTCAAAATATAGTGGATGTTGTTTATAATATGGATGGCATCACTGAATTTGTGGACAAGACAGCTCTTGCTAAGCAAAGCTACACATACGGCATTACGGCTGTATCTGCTGCAGGTGTGGAAAGCAAGGAAGTTTTTGTGGTGAAAGATAATCAGTAAATAGCTTATGATAAAAAAACAGCTACTCATGCAATATAACTGCATGAGTAGCTGTTTTTTATTAATTTTCTTCAATATCTTTACGGTTTTTCTTTAACATTTTAGACAGCATTTCATAGACAATTGGTACAACAACTAATGTTAATAGTGTTGAAGATAGTAAACCACCAATTACAGTAATAGCTAAGTCTTTCGAAATTAAACCACTGCCACCAGAACCAAGTGCCATTGGAATCATTGCCCCGATTGTGGCAATGGCTGTCATTAGGATTGGACGTAAACGTGTTGCTCCTGCTTCGAGGATCGCTTCACGCATGGCAAGACCAT
Encoded proteins:
- a CDS encoding glycoside hydrolase family 10 protein, with protein sequence MRKNNSKWKLITFVAMIFVLCLSTIPEKTAMASTTQPKREMRAVWISTVLNIDMKAGMTKEQYTAWTRQTLDQLKASKLNTVIYQVRPTNDAMYASELAPWSSYITGKKQGTNPGYDPLAIMVEEAHKRGMELHAWMNPYRVTMSGQKLTDLAADNVARTHPNWVVKYGKQYYLNPGLPEVQDYLVETVRELVANYDIDAVHMDDYFYPYKIANEVFPDQAAFKKYGGSFKKVEDWRRDNVNQLVENLYTAIKDTKPYVQFGISPFGVWRNKSLDKTGSDTRAGVNNYDDLYADVRTWIQNGTIDYITPQIYWSRTLAVAKYGTLLDWWSHEVQTYAKTHPVHLYIGLADYKVGNDSDAAWKNKMELPSQILANRSEKVAAKGQMHFSLKSIQNNKLGYATIVNQQLYNYTALTPGTTWDDDTRPNKPTFVQVTKGATGRKIDIIDENETQPRKYVIYRFAGNKEGSYNDPQNIVDVVYNMDGITEFVDKTALAKQSYTYGITAVSAAGVESKEVFVVKDNQ